TTTGGGTGAAAATCTGAAAACTTGCCTCATGCACCATTGATTCCACAACGAACAGCATCTGGTCACCAAAATGGGCTAAAGCCCATTTTCCATCAACCATGATAACAAGGGAAACAATGTTCAAAAGGATTAAACGGGTTCTGGTCTTTTACCCAGCACCAACACTAGATCCAGTGACTCACAGCAGTAGATGCAGTTGTTCCCAGGTAGAAGAAGGAGAACAGAAAGCTCCATTGGCTGATCCTTTCAGATGCATTACCCTAGATACACTATAGCCCTAGATCTAGGTTGATCGAGTCGTCGTCCCCTCGCAGGCGCTTGTTAGGCTTCTGGCTCCCCTCAGGGCCAGCCTTCTCCTCCTTGCATTGACTAGCGGCGGCAGCAGGGGCTGGGACGCTAGCATCGTCCATGATCGACCTCACCGAGAAGCTCCTGTCCATGTGCTTGTCGAAAACCTTGAAGGTGTGCGTCGAGCCAATAAGATCCTCAATTTCATCTGGCAGGGTGTACCACTCATCATCGTCATTGATCTTATTGACGAGCTCCTCCGCGGAGACACCGACCAGCTCCTCCGCCACCTCACAGAAGATCATCAGGTTCATTGCGCCTGTAGCATCCTGCACCTTCGCCTTCAGCTTGTACCTAGCATGCCCACAAGGCCAGAACATAAGTGTGGTAATCAGTGACTCATGAAAGAGCAAGTATGCACTGAGAACCGATGAGGCAATGGCACCATAGCGTTGCAGGTCCCTACCACTGAACTGGCATCATCGGGCCACATCGGGCACACCTGTATTTCCTTGGAGCCCTGGACATCGACTTTTGGCAGGTGTCGCATCCAAGATAACACCAACCACTGGTGCAATCTATGTCTATCAGGGAGACTCTGCACAAAAACATGGTATCCTGCAAGTGAACACAGATACGTGAGTGAAACGGATATGCTTTGCACACATAAACGAGAAGAGCAGCAAACTTGATTTACCTCATCGTACTCTTCTCGATCGAGGCTTTTTAGCTGTTCGATTGTTCGCCAACTCTCGGCCAGCTTCTGAGCTGGAGTTTTTTCTGGAACAGGGTTTGCCTGCTGAATGAGCAAACTGTGTGCACGCGAACCAGTTAGCAATGTACAAGTACAACTTAGATCAATCATCAACAAAGGTGTATAAACTTTATGAAGTCCACTCACTTCGCACGGAATTCTTGCACCTCTGGTATTTCCAAATCCAGATAGTACTTTTAAGATGTTGTAGAGCAAACTATAACAACCAAAGATCACAAACAAATGGCACAAGAAGATTTCAGTGCACAGTGCACACTATTGCATCGAATGATAGACAGACTAAAGTTTTACAAGAAAGAAAGGACTGTATTTCAACAGTATCCCATGGTAGAAACCGACAAATGTAACGGCGGATCAAGGATTAACCTGATGATGAGGAAGTAACAGACATCCCTGCAAAGACAACAACAAGTGAGGTGTCTTGGCCTTTCTCCAGCATATCCTCAGCAAAACCAGAAGCAATATCTCCATATAGTGTGACACTCAGTGCCCTTCCTCTGTAAATGGTAACTCCAGCAGTGAGGAGCTATCAATGGACGTCAATCATCCAAAAGAAAGAACTGTATTCCGTTACCTCAAATCCCGAATTCTTGCATTGCAAATTTCTATAACACGTGATTTTTTCAAGACTTCCTGTAGCTCCCCGGCATACACTACGTGACCCAGAACATCTGCACAATTTATATCAGCACATGTAAGAAAATGAATGAGATTACGAGATACACATGTGGCAGGTCTGACTCTGATCAAATATTCAGTTCCAATAGAACCTACCTGTCAATAAGCTGTTGTCGTCACACCTATAACGGAGATCCTTAAATTTCACAAACTCAAAGCTGTGGAGGGGTATCGAATCAATATCTACTTCTATCTCAGTGACCACCGTCTGCCTCCCAAAGTACATAGTCCACTCATTGCTACAGGACATATAGTAGTCTCTCTGCGAATCAACATGAAAATCTGACAAGGCATAGACCTTCCCTTCAACTAGCAGATCTTCAAACCACTCTATATCGCCGGGTTCTACACGCGCCTGCATAGTTTTACCCTACAAGTGGAAAACAACCAGAAGAATCAGTGCATTGAAGACTCAAAGGATGGTAATTTAAGGTTAGTAGCCAGCAAGCAATGTGATTTATCGGTTTAACGTTCAACTTAAGGTAGGGAATGCATCACCTCGTCGATCAGAAGGCAGTCAAGGCCGAACAAAGTGTCATCTTTTGGATTGAAGGACTCCCACAGCCGCGAGACGCGCACCCGCACTTTACATTTGTCCATTCCATATTCTAACTGAGACAGTGGGGTGAACTCATCCCCAGCTGAACCCATTTTGGCCTGGATGGCTTGAAGCTGCAAGTTAGCACAGAGAAAAAAAGGAAATAGTGATCAATCTTAAGTGACCAATAGTATTTTTTCACCAGTAGTATGAAAGCCTGAAATTAACTAATGGACTATTTTGATTTCTCGTCATAATTTTTTTGCTTACTGAACATGAAACGTAAGCGACCAACAGTAATTTTTCACCAGTAGTATGAAAGCCTGAAATTAACTAATGGACTATTCTGATTTCTCGTCATAATTTTTTTGCTTACTGAACATGGGTATTAACTGGTTTAAATTTCCGAGTTGTGTATTTGTGAGGAAAAGGTGTCAGTTGTGTTACCTGTAAAGCTGTTTTGGGATGAAATATCTTCTATTTTTCGTGTAGTATATATTAACAGCGATTTAGAGTAATAGAAATGCTTCCAATGCTGCTGTCACTATGTAGCGTAGTATATGGAAAATTAGAACAACACGATTTTCAATCAACAAGTGTGGCATCAGCCACTAGAATATACTGCAAAAAAAAAGATTTTAACATATAAAACCCTAGCGGAACAAGGGGAAAATCACCACAAGAGAAGAGTAGTACAATGAGGCTCCTGTCCGCCTTCGGGATGCAAACATTTAGGAGTGTAATAAATCGACCTGACTCCAAGTTGTGGTGGGAAGCAAGAAAACAAATCCAAATAAATGCTGAGATAATAACTCGGCAACCCGCGCACTGAGGCCAAGTCAGATCACAAACCCGACAGAGTAGTACTAGAGCATCGAAGCTGTTCAAGGATGCGGAAAGCGCTACTGGAGGAATCGGGCCGGGTCGTTGGCGAAGAATCGTTCGTGTGGACATCCGGGAGAAAATCGACCGCGAGAACAAGGGAATCGAGACGAAAACTAGCAATGAGAGTCAGAGGACGGAGAAGGAAGACCTGGGTTTACCTCCGGAACCGAAGTCGTACCCGTCGCCGAGAAGAACGAAGCTTGCTGGAGATTCTTTTTTTGAAAGGGCTTGCTGGAGAGTGAAGACTCTTGGTCTTGAGAAGGAAATGGACCAAGGACAAGGAgaaaggggaggaggaggaagagacgGGGTTGGACCGGTGGCGGAGCCTGGGCCGGTGTCCTGTCAAGCCCGAGAGGAAACTATAAAAAAATGACCCCCAGTCTTAAAAGCCTACGAGTTCCTGTCAGGCCCATTGATGGGATATGACATGCTCAGTCCCAGTATTTTTTTCTGACAATAGTATATATATTTTGATGAAAGCGTGAACACTCGGGTGCTGCACCCCTACATTCCAAAATTATTTAGTACTAAAAAAACTCAAAAGATCTTGAAACATTTTGGAATCAAATATAACCAGGTATTGTACTCATATAAAAAGTTTGGCAAAGAAATTATTCCCATTGACTTCAAGgtaaaaaacaaaacaaaattatGACAATAATATAGCATGAATAGCACTTGTATCTagctttttttttttgaaatctTTGACCTCGGATACAATGATAGTCATTCTCTGTTTAATCTTTTTATACGAGAGCAATATTTGGTCATGTTTGATACCATAAAAGTTTTAGGATTTTTTGGACTTTTTTATTTACTAAATTATTTTCGAACATAGGAGGGTGAAGCACCTGGGTACTCCTACGTATTTTCGACATTTTCATCCCAAAATATAGATTAATGGACCTACGTAGGAAACCTTCAAGAGCATATTAGGTAGACTGCAACAATTGAAACAGGCTGCATGCGTCAAATGAGCCAGGCTAAGGAGGCCTGGTTGAGAAAAAACAATGTACGCATGTAATTTGGTCTGATGCATGGTGATTGATGGTAATTTCCGTTGGTAGCATGCATTGTTTGTTTGTGTCTACTTCTGGCATGCGCTCTGGGAGGAGGATGCAACTTCATACGAAAAAAAGATAATCTTTCTCAGACCGTGATCCGCGCGAGTCTACATGTGTGGAAGCAGATGAATCAGTGATATGTttattttgcatcatgttttcctactattatttataatatTTTTACATATACTGATGTTTTATGAAGTAATTCTAATGTCTTTTCTtttataatatgcaaggtttacacaaagatgGAGAATACCGGTAGCTgaaattctggacctgaaaagcCTATGTCAGGACACCTATTCTATACATCTCTAAACAAgctaaaaatttacggagaattattttgaaaTATAAAAAAAATAATAGAGCAAATAACTACTGGAGGGGGCCACCTGGTgaccacaagacaccagggcgtgcTAGGCCCCCCAGGCGTCCCCTAGTGGGTTGTGGTCAGCCCAGTccaccttcggtgcccatcttctggtatatagaTCATTTTGACCTATAAAAAAAtagggaaaactttgtttttgccactctagtttttgcccactttacttatgccactctagaatttgacatcttacttttgccactcttagcttttgacaatacatcacaaatgccATTCAGTGGCAAAAACGATAATTTTTCATTTCACTTTTGTCACTCTTAAGTTTTGcaatgtatcacaattgccactaTGAAAATTTTGCTTTTGCCACTGAATGGCAAAATTGATATATTGTCAAAAGCTATGAGTGGCAAAAGTGAAGTGTTAAATTCTAGAGCGGCATAAGCAAAGTgggcaaaaactagagtggcaaaaacaaagttttcccaaaaaaaggagaggactttcgggatggagcgccgccgtctcgaggtggaacttgggcatgAGCACTTTTGCCCATTGGAGAAGTGATTCCGCCGGGGGAATTTCCCTCCCGGaaggggaaatcgaagccatcattatcaccaacaaccctctcatctttggaaggccaatctccatcaacatcttcaacaacactaTGTTCTCGCAAACCCTAATTCATCTCTTGTGTTTATCTTTGTACTAGAACCTCAGATTGGTATCTATGCGTGACTAGTAGtcttgattacatcttgtagttgattactatatggtttatttggtggaagattatatgttcagatccattatgctatttaatacccctctgatcttgagcatgaacattatttgtgagtagttacttttgttcttgatatcacgggagaagtcatgttgcaagtaaagatcagaacttgatatgtgttcgatattttgatgatatgtatgttgtgattctcttagtggtgtcatgtgaacgtcgactacatggcacttcatcATCTTTAGGCCTAAgagaatgcattgtggagtagttattagatgatgggttgctagagtgacagaagcttaaaccctagtttatgcactactccataagggactgatttggatccaaatgtttaatgctatggttagattttatcttaatatttttctcgtagttgtggacacttgcgagggggttaatcacaagtgggaggtttgttcaagtaagaacaacacccaagcaccggtccacccacatatcaaattatcaaagtagcgaatgcaaagcaaaccaacatgatgaaagtgactagatgaaattcccgtgtgccctcaagaacaatttgcttattataagagaccgttttggcctatcctttgccacaaaaggattgggctaccttgctgcactttatttaccgtTATCGTTACTTGtctgttacaaattatcttgctatcgaACTACATGTTGCCGactatttcagtgcttgcagaaaataccttgctgaaaaccacttgtcatttccttctgctcctcgctgggttcaacactcttacttatcgaaaggactacggttaatcccctatacttgtgggtcatcaatcaGCTGTTCTCCTCAATCAGGCCCGATGGGGCTTTAAACACTGTGTGATGCAGGAATCAGATGCAACCCGGGCAAGCAAACACCATGCGAAACAAAAGATTTCTTCCACATGTAGTCTACTTACCACCATCCAGGCTATCAAACGCGCCCCAACAACTTTATAGTATGCCGCTTTTGACCCCTCGGCCACCCTCCCCTTTCGGGGATACACCCTCAAATAAAAGGGTTCCTGAATAAAAAGGATGACGACCTTCGACCTTAAGTTAAGAAGAGCAGATGGAACTATTAAATTTGCTGGCATTTTGGGAGAATAAATAAGGGCATTTAGTAAGTTCATAACAATTTATGTAAAGCAAAGGGGCAAAGCTTCTAGGACAGCCCTCACGGCCATCATCGGCCTCCCCCAGCTCCCCTCCTTCGTCGCTTCTAGCTAAGCATCTTTCGATGGAGGAAAGGAGGTGATTAGTTGGTTTTGGCGAAGCAGCAAATTCATGAAGGTGCCCTGATTCTAGTTAGATGACTTGTCTGACGGTACAATACACCGGGGGTGGCCTAGTGCCCTTTGAGATTCAGTTTGAATAGTAGAAGGTGCATGTACCTTTTCCTCAAGGAGTGACCTAGGGTTATTGAACCCATGAGAGGATGAGCACTACGACACAGAGTCAGACAAGTTATTGTTGTCGAATTAAATTGTAGTTTTTTAACCAGACCTTTAAAAACCTTTTTGGGTGTAAACACTGGTTAAAATAGGCATGGGTACGAGGTCCTACCATGTCTCTAGATGTGGGCTCGCTGCGTCTGGTTTCTTATTTCACCTTAGTTCCGAAAAAGGGATATATGTGGAGGAAGTCGGTATAGAGACATCTTTTCAAGTCAAGTATACTTATCTACATAGTTGCTCTTTTGAGTTAAGTCTTGGATAAGTTCCATTTATGTTAGTCTAGTGATAGGGCGCTCTTGAAGCTTAAGCTTTACTGGGGTTGTCTGGTCCGGACTCCAGTTCTCCTTACTGGGGATGCTTGCTCTTACAAATGTTGATTCCCCTAGTTACATCGACTCATAATATTCCCGCTACAAACCGATTATACCACAAACAATATCTCCTTTGCCCCCTCCTGCCGCCATGTTATTTCCATAGGAACAACATCATACTCAACATTGTTGCTATCATTGATCGCCTTAGCGCTCCGGGGCATGATCCAAACGGCCAAGGTGCGAAGTATCAAGTAAAGTGAATGGGCCTAAAAAGCTCTGTTATTTAACTTTAACAAAGTCCTTATCTAGTATACGAAGCAACGCATTGAATTTGTTGTATGTATTGTCTTATGCAGACAACAATGGTTTCTAGAGTGAGTCCCCCATAGGTGGATGTTGAGGGAAACATAGCACGAGCCTTTTATTTACGGCTTTAGATGGCTGGAAAGACACTGGTGAACAATCACATCGAAGATCCAGCCCTATTCCCCATCCCGACCTAAACTACTGATGGAACTTCATGCGAATCTATGGGTTTTGGATAGAGTGGGTTAATGAGAGATTACCCCACAAGTCAACCTATAACTTACTCCTCGACTAACCTTTTAGCCAAGCTTTCCCTGGTGCATTTGGTCTATATTGGATAGAGAAAGAGCTCACAAGCAGCATCTTCTTCTTTGTTTAAGTGAAAGATGTCTCGGATTCGAAGGTACTCCATCTTCTTTTGATCTATTGTACCTAAGTGTAGGCTAGTCTTCTCCTCCAGGATGAGAACAACCCAAATCAATCATCTAAAAAAATACCCGACCGAGGAAAGAACCCTCAAACAAAAGGTCAAAATAGAAGGAGTGAATCGATGCCTTCCGTGATATTTACGTGCGTTGTTTTGTGCATTCTTGCCTGCATAAATGGTCTAAATGACTTCTTCGGTAGAGCATTGAGCACTACCTATCTTttatttgttggattttatccatTCTCAAAATGCTTTATGGATATGAACAAAGATTGTGGGGTCATTGAAGTTATACAGAGTAGCTACCCAGTTCTGACGTTCAGAGTTGGTTGCGGGAGTGTCGTGCCATGACTGATAACATGAAATTTCACCTCAACAGAGCTAACCAACAGTTGAAAACGCAAGGTGGCAAGGCTTTCTGATTGCTCCTTCCATGTCGGCAAATATGGTTTTCTTAAAGTTAAAGCCATATATGCTAACAAAGCTTGGTGGCATAGCGAGCTAACTAGGACCCATACTTCCAATACTTTAGGCCTTACAAGATTATAGCATGTGTTGGTGTTGTTCCATATTAACATCGGGAGCTACCTTCAACTTCTCAAGCGTACCCTGTATTTTTTTATGTGTCTAAGCTTCGACGTGTTGTTCCCCCGTCCACTTCTCAGGTATCCTCACATTTAGCATCTAAGACTGACAATCCCTCAGTCCCAATGCAAGGTTTGATGAGTCATTACTAAAAGCAATAAGGTGAGATCAACTCCTGGATTACGGCTTGATTCTCTGGTTCGAGTCAGTGCACTAGACAATACTTGGGAGGACCCCATCGAACCGAAGACTCGTTTTCCTTAATTATGCACTGGCTTGGGGTCAAGCACTTTCTCAATTAAGGGGGAATGTTAGTGCTTCTACTTCGACTACTCGTGCTCCGATTgacagtgtcctggactagggggtactcaccacgttgtctcccgaccagctggatagggccgagtgttggggaacgcagtatttcaaaatttacctacgatcacgcaagacctatctatgtgatgcatagcaacgagaggggagagtgtgtctacgtaccctcgtaaaccgaaagcagaagcgtttagtaacgcggttgatgtagtcgaacgtcttcgagatccaaccgatcctagcaccgaacgtacggcacctccgtgttcagcacacgttcagcttcgatgacatccctcatactcttgatccagttaCGGCCAAGGGAGAGTTCCtccagcacaacggcgtggtgatggtgatgatgaagttaccggcgcagggcttcacctaagcactacgacgatatgactgaggtgtgtttctgtggagggggacaccgcacacggctaagagaaactttggtgtgccccctcccacgtatataaaggggggaggagaggaggccggccatagggggcgcgccatagggaggagtcctacttggactcccggtccaagtaggattcgccccccttcctattccaactaggagaaggagggaaggggacgaaggggagaa
The window above is part of the Triticum urartu cultivar G1812 unplaced genomic scaffold, Tu2.1 TuUngrouped_contig_6897, whole genome shotgun sequence genome. Proteins encoded here:
- the LOC125531233 gene encoding replication protein A 70 kDa DNA-binding subunit A-like, which produces MGSAGDEFTPLSQLEYGMDKCKVRVRVSRLWESFNPKDDTLFGLDCLLIDEGKTMQARVEPGDIEWFEDLLVEGKVYALSDFHVDSQRDYYMSCSNEWTMYFGRQTVVTEIEVDIDSIPLHSFEFVKFKDLRYRCDDNSLLTDVLGHVVYAGELQEVLKKSRVIEICNARIRDLRGRALSVTLYGDIASGFAEDMLEKGQDTSLVVVFAGMSVTSSSSVCSTTS